GTAGGACCACGTGGTGAGCGTCTGCGTCGCGTTGGCCGGGCCGCCGCCGGTGACGACCATGATCACGTCGAACACCTTGATCGTGTAGACCAGCCCGAGCATGAGCACGATCCCGGTGACCGGCCGCAGCAGCGGCCACGTGATGTGCCGGAACCGCTGCCACGCGCCGGCTCCGTCCAGCGACGCGGCCTCGTACAGCGACGCCGGGATCGCGCGCAGCCCGCCGTGCAGGATCACCAGGTTGAACGGGATGCCGATCCAGATGTTCGTGAGGATCACCGCGGGCAGTGCCCAGTTCGTGCTGCTGAGCCACGGGACCGCGTCGAGGCCCACGAAGCGGAGAGCCGCGTTGAGCACGCCGTGGTCCTGGTCGAACATCCACCGCCAGACCGCCCCGCTCACCACCAGCGGCAGCAGCCACGGCAGCAGGAGCAGTGAGCGCAGCACCGAGCTGCCGAAGAAGCGGCCGGTGAAGAACACCGCGAGCGCCAGGCCGAGGCCGAACTGGAAGACGAGCGACCCGGCGGTGAACAGAGCGGTGTCGAGCGCCGCCGTGCCGAACAGCGGGTTGTCGAACACGGCGGCATAGTTGGCGAAGCCGACGAAGGGCGCTTCGCCGGTGTAGAACGACTTCACCGTGTAGTTCTGCGTGCTCATCACGAGGTTCGCGGCGAGCGGGTAGCCGAAGAACACCCCGATGTAGGCGAGGGCCGGCAGCAGGAACAGCCAGGCGGCGAACCGGTTGTCCCGCCGCGGTTTCCGGCCGGCGCGGCGGGGTGCCGAGACGGCCGGGACGACCAGCGTCACGACCCGCTCGCCTGTTGTGCCGCCTTCAACGCCTGGTCGGCCGGCTGCTTCCCGGTCAACGCCGCCTGCAGCGCGTCGGCCAGGGCCTGCGAGACCTTCGGGTACTTCTCGCCGAGCTCGGCGGTGCGGGAGCGGGCGGAGCCGACCTCGTCGACGAACGCCTGCATCGCCGGCTGCTCGGTGCCGAACTTGGCCGCGGTGGCCGTCTTCGACGGGATGTAGGCGTGCGCCTTGCTCCACTCGAGCATGGTGGGCTCGGAGAGGATGCAGGAGAGCACCTTGCCGGCGGCCTGCTGGGTGGGGCCGCTGGTGACGGGCACGGTGCCGACCTCGCCGCCGAGCGCGACCACGGGCTTCGCGCCCGTCTGCGGCACCGGGATCGGGACGACGCCGTAGTGCAGGGACTTCTGCTCGTCGAGCCGGGCCAGGTTCCACGACCCGTTGACCATCATCGCCGCGTTGCCGCCCACGAACTGGTCGGCGACGTCGTTCTGGTTCCACGTCACCACGGACTTCGACGCCGAGCCGGAGTTCACCAGGTCGGTGACGAATTGAAGCGCTTTCACGGACTGCGCGGAGTCCAATTGCGACAGCTCCGCGCCGTTGCTCCAGAAGAACGGGAGGAACTGCCAGGTGCCCTCCTCGGACGGGATCGCGGAGAAGGCGAGGCCGTACTTGCCGTCCTTGGTGAGCTTCGCCGCGGCCGCCTTGAGCTCGTCCCAGGTCTTCGGCGGTTCGACCCCGGCCGCGGTGAGGAGGTCCTTGTTGTAGATCAGCGCGAGGCCGTTGACGCCGGGGGCGACGCCGTACACCTTGCCCTGGTAGGTCCCGGCCTTGACGATGCTCGGGTAGTAGCCGTCGGTGGTGATGCCGTAGCCGTCCAGCGGGGTCAGCGCGCCGGTCGCGGCGACCTGCTGCAGTGTCGGGTTGTCGGTGAAGAGCAGGTCCGGCAGCGTCTTCGAGCTCGCGCCCTGCAGGACCTTCGGCAGCATCTGGGCGGTCGGCACGGTCTGGCGCTGGATCTTGATCCCGGTCTGCGTGGCGCAGGTGTCGAGGATCTTCTGCCACGCCGCGGAACCCTGCTCGTCGGCGTAGTAGTCGAGCTCGGTGATCGACGTGGCGGCCGGGGCGCCGGCGCCGTTCGAGGCCGGCGGCGCGGGGCTGGGGCTGCACGCGGCCAGCAGCGCGGCGCTCGCGGCCAGGACGAGGGCACGACGGGCTACGGACATGTGACTCTCCTTCGACGGCGGAGCAGAACCGGTCAGGCGCGCGGCGCGGCGGTGCTGTCGCGCCGGGTCAGGCGAGGTCCGAGCAGCCGGACCTCCGGAGTGGTGTGGCCGGCGAGCCGGCGCATGGTCATCTCGACGGCCTGGGCCCCGACCTCCTCGGCCGGGATGGCGACCGTGGTCAGCGCGACCGGGTGGTGTTCGGCCATGCTGTCCGGGCAGACCGCGACGACGGAGATGTCCTCGGGCACCCGCAAGCCGCGGTGGCGCAGGTCGGAGAGCAGCCCGGGCAGCACGGCCTCGTTGTGCACGACCAGGCCGGTCAGGTCCGGGTCGGCGGTGAGCAGGTCGTCCAGGCAGGCGCTCACCGCTTCGTAGGAGTGGGCGCACGCCCGGGAGGACGCGCGCACGTCGCGGCTCTTCGCGGCGTCGTCGAACCCGCGCAGGAACCGCGTCGCGTAGCTCGTGCCGCGCCGGTAGACGGCGGGGGAGGGCCCGATCAGCGCGATCGAGCGGTGACCGAGGTCGGCCAGGTGCGCGACGCACGCCGAGCCGGCCGCGGTGAAGTCCAGGTCGACGCAGCTCAGCCCGGCCGGGTGGTCGGGCACGCCGATGAGCACCACCGGCAGGTCGAGCGCGATGAGCATCGGCACCCGCGGGTCGGCGGCTTCGACGTCCATCACCATCAGCGCGTCGGCGATCGCCGACGACGCCACCCGCTGCAGCGCGGCGGGGCCTTCGTCCTTGGTGAGCAGGAGCAGGTCGTGGTCGTGCGCGCGGGCCGCGGTGACCGCCGAGGCGACGAACTCCATCACCACGGCGACGTTGAGGTCCGTGCGCAGCGGCACGACCAGGGCCAGCACGTTGGTCTTGCTGCTGGCCAGCGCCCGGGCCCCGGCGTGCGGGTGGTAGCCGAGTTTGCGGATACTCTCCTCGACCAGCCGCCGGGTCTTCGGCGAGATCGAGCGCTTGCCGCTGATCACGTACGACACCGTGCTGGGTGCCACGCCCGCCGCCGTAGCGACGTCGTTGATCGTGACCACGGGCGGCCTCCTGGGGACGGGGTGGGGCGGAAGGCTGTCGAAGCGCATCGACGATGGCACGAAGGTAAGTGACACCCGCCCGAAACACAAGCAGGATTTGCCGCCGGCGCATATTCGATTCGCATTCGACGATCGCCGCTCGCGTCGAAACCGTCGAACGCACCTGATAGGAGATCTTCCCGCAGCTCAGGACGCAGTTTCCGGAGTCGGCCGGACTTCCTGGGTGCGCTCCCAGGAAGTCTTGACCTCGTGCTCACGCGACTGTAATAGTCGTCACCATCCTCACCTTCGACGCGAATGTTCCGCGCCGCACTGTCGAAACGTTTCGACGATTCCGGGAGGCCGTCCGTGCGCCAGTTCCCGCTCCGCCGTGCTCTCGTCCCGGTCGTGGCCGCCACCCTGCTGCTGGCGCCGGCGCCGGCGCTCGCGGCGCCCCCGATGCCGTTCCGCGACCCGGCGCTGCCGCTCGCGACGCGGATCGACGACCTGCTCTCCCGGCTGACGGCCGACGAGAAGATCTCGCTGCTGCACCAGTACGAGCCGGCCATCCCGCGCCTGGGCATCGGCGTGTTCAAGACCGGCACCGAAGCACTGCACGGCGTCGCGTGGTCGACCGACTACGACCACAACGGTGCCGTGGTGAAGGCCGACGGCACCGTGTTCCCGCAGGCCATCGGTCTGGCGAGCACCTGGGACCCGGCGCTGGTCCGGCAGGTCGGCACGGCCGTCGGGCAGGAGGCGCGCGGCTTCAACGTCCGCAACCCGACGCTGTGGGGCCTCAACCTGTGGGCGCCGGTGGTCAACCTGCTGCGCGATCCGCGGTGGGGCCGCAACGAGGAGGGCTATTCCGAAGACCCGTACCTCACCGGGCAGCTCGCGACGGCGTACGGCCGCGGCATCCAGGGTGACGACCCGCGCTACCTGCAGGCCGCCCCGACGTTGAAGCACTACCTCGCCTACAACAACGAGGTCAGCCGCGACACCAGCAACTCCTCGGTGCCGCCGAAGATCCTGCACGACTACGACGAGCAGGCGTTCAAGATCCCGCTGCAGGCGGGCGCAGCCAACGGCGTCATGCCGTCGTACAACCTGGTCAACGGGCGGCCGAACACCGTGAGCCCCGACCTCGGCGGCCTGCTGCGGCGGTGGGCGCCCCAGGACATCGCCGTCGTCAGCGACGCCGGCGCCCCGTCCAACCTCGTCAACTCGGAGAAGTACTACGCCACCAAGGCGGAAGCGGACGCGGCGGCGATCAAGGCCGGGCTCGACAGCTTCACCGACAACGACACGAACGGCTCGATCACCGTCGAGGCCGTCAAGGAAGCGCTGACGCGCGGATTGCTGACGATGGCCGACGTCGAGAAGGCCGACCGGCACCTGCTGTCGCTGCGCTTCCGGTTCGGCGAGTTCGACCCGCCGGGCCGCAACCCGTACGCGAAGATCACCCCGGCCGTGATCGATTCGCCCGAGCACCGCGCCCTCGCGCGCAAGGTCGCCGACGAGCAGGCCGTCCTGCTGCGCAACGACGGCAACGCCCTGCCGCTGGACGCGGCGAAGAACAAGAAGGTGGCCGTCGTCGGCCCGCTGTCGGACACCCTCTACGAAGACTGGTACAGCGGCTCGATGCCGTACCGCGTCACGCCGGTGCAGGGCATCACGGAACGCTTGGGCACCTCGGGCACGGTCGCTTCGTCCGAGGGCGTCGACCGGATCGCGCTGAAGGACCTCGCCACCGGCCGGTACCTGACGGCGCCCGCCACCCCCGGCAAGGTGACCGCGGGCGGGACGGTCGCGGGCGCCGCGGAGTCCTTCGACGTCTTCGACTGGGGCGCGGGCAAGAACACCCTGCGCGCGGCGGCGAACGGCAAGTACCTCGGCTACTCCGGCGGCGCGCTCGTGAACGACGCCGACCAGCCGTCCGGGTGGTTCGTGCAGCAGCAGCTCAAGCTCGACCCGCAGCCCGACGGCAGCTACGTGCTCGAGTACGCGGGCAACGAGGTCACCGAGCCGTGGTTCGGCCCGAACCGCTTCGCCGTCGTCGGCGCCGACGGGGTCCTCACGATCTCCGCGCCCGACGCCGCGCACGCGACCAAGTTCGGCCGCGAGGTCGTCACGAGCGGGGTCTCCTCGGCGGTCGCCGCGGCGCGGGGCGCGGACACGGCGGTGGTCGTGGTCGGCAGCATGCCGTTCATCAACGGCCGTGAGGCGAACGACCGGACGAGCACGGAACTGGCGCCGGCGCAGCGGGCGTTGATCGAAGCCGTGCGGAAGGCGAACCCGCACACCGTGGTCGTGGTGGAGAACAGCTACCCGACGACCGGCTGGGACACGCTGTCCGTGCCGGGGATCGTGTGGACGAGCCACGCGGGGCAGGAGACCGGGCACGCGGTCGCCGACGTCCTCTTCGGCGACCACGACCCGAGCGGGCGGCTCACGCAGACCTGGTACGCCTCCGACGCGGGACTGCCGAGCATCCTGGACTACGACATCGCGAAGACCGGGATGACGTACCAGTACTACCGCGGGAAGCCGTTGTACCCCTTCGGATACGGGCTCAGCTACACGAGCTTCCGGTACGGGGCCGTGCGGGCTTCCCTCTCCGGCTCGGCGGTGCAGGTGAGCGTCGACGTGACGAACACCGGGGACCGGTCCGGGACCGACGTCGTCCAGCTCTATTCGAAGGAGTCCGGCGTGCAGCGGCTGCGTGATTTCTCCCGCGTGACGCTGGCACCGCACCAGACGCGCGCGGTGCGGTTCTCGGTGCCGGTCGCGGACCTGGCGTCCTGGAACGCTTCGCTGGGACGGTCCGTGGTGGAGCAGGGGGTTCACGACTTCTCGGTGGGCCGCAACGCCGCCGACCTCTCCGCGGCGCGGCCGGTGTTCGTGCCGGGGGAGCGGATCCCGCCCCGCGACCTCAGCCGACCCACGCCGGCGCAGAACTTCGACGACTACTCCGGGACGACGCTGACGGACACGTCGAAGACGTCGGGGACCTCGGTCGCGGCTTCCTCCGGGAACTGGCTGGCCTACCGCGACGCCGCGCTGAGCGGCCCGGCACTGTTCACCGCTTCGGTGTCCGCGGCGGGGCCGGCGCACGTCACGGTCCACCTGGACTCGCCGACCGGCCGGATCCTGGGCACGGCCTCGGTGCCGGCCACGGGGGACCGGTACGCGTACACGACGGTGACGGCGGCACTGGCGAAGGCGACCGGCCGCCACGACGTCTACCTGACGTTCGACGGGCCGGTGAACCTGGCGACGTTCTCCCTGCGGTGAGCGGTCTGCCGCGGCTTGTCGTGAGTGAGAAACAGGGTTAGAACACTGTTTCTCACTCACGACCCGGCGGGCTCAGGGCTTCCGGCCGACCCCGGCGTACGGCAGCGCGTTGATCGACGGGTCGTCGGACATGTCGCCGGCACCCTCGGGCTTCCACATCGCGCAGCCGACCACGCCGGGCTCGACCATCTCGAAGCCGTCGAAGAAGGCGAGCACCTGGTCGTGCGTGCGAGGGACGGGCTGGTTCTGCTGGTCCTGGTTGCTCTTGTACACCTCGACCGCCTCGTCGAGGCGCTCCGACTCGGAGTCGGCGGCGACGTGCGTGGCGGCCAGGAAGCTGCCCGGGGCCAGCCGGTCGCGGTAGCGGGCCAGGACACCCGCCGGGTCCCACGAGTCGGGCACGAAGTGCAGCAGCAGCAGCATGAACACGCCGATCGGCTCGTCGAGGTCCAGCAGCTTGCCGGCACCGTCGAAGATGTCGTTGACGTCACGCAGGTCGGCCTGCAGCACCAGGCAGTTCTCGTTGTCCTGCAAGAGCAGTTCGCTGTGGGCCACGGCCACCGGTTCGCGGTCGACGTACACCACGCGGCACGACGGGTCGGCCTGCTGGACGATCTCGTGCAGGTTCCCCACGGTCGGGATGCCGGAGCCGATGTCCAGGAACTGCCGGACGCCGGAGTCGACCATGAACCTGGCCGCCCGGCGCAGGAACGCGCGGTTGAGGCGGGCCGCGTCGCGGACGCCCGGCATGATCTTGAGGATCTGCTCCCCGAGCGCGCGGTCGGCGGCGAAGTTGTGGTCGCCGTCGAGCCAGAAGTCGTACACCCGCGCCGGGTTCGGCACCGTGGTGTCGATCTCCGGCGGTACCCAGCTCAGTTCCCCGGTCACGGGACCTCCCACCCTCGCGCACCTCTGAAAGGCGGGAGTCTAGCGCCCTCCTCCGTTCGTGTGGACCCGGACTCGGCCCGGCCGCCGCCCCGCTAGGGTGGCCCGGTCGCGAGGAGACGAGACATGACCGACGTGCGTCCCGTTCCCGGCCGGTGGCCCGTGCTCGGGCACACGGTGCCGCTGCTGCGCGACCCGCTGAAGCTCTTCACTTCCCTGCCGTCGCACGGAGATGTCGTCGAACTCCGCCTCGGGCCGCTACCGGTGCACGTGGTCACGACCCCGGAACTGTCCTGGCAGGTGCTGGCCACCGACGCCGACAAGTTCGACAAGGGCCTGGTCTTCGACAAGATGCGCCCGCTCTTCGGCGACGGCCTGGCCACCTCGAACGGCGAGCTCAACCGCCGCCAGCGCCGCCTGGTGATGCCCGCCTTCGGCCGCACCCGGATCGCGGGCTACGCGGAGACCACCATGACGAAGCTGGCCGGCGAGCTGGCGAGCTCCTGGCAGCCGGGCGAAATCGTCCAGCTCGACCGGCGGATGCAGGATCTCGTGCTGACCATCGCGGGGCAGACGCTCTTCTCCACCGCGCTCGGTGACGAGGCGCTGGCGGAAATCCAGCGCTCGATCCCGATCATGCTGAAATACGTGCTGATCCGGGCGTTCTCTCCGAAATTCGTGGAGAAGCTGCCGATTCCGCCGAACCGGAAGTTCGACGCCGCGGCCGCGCGCCTGCGCGACGTCATCGGCGAGACCGTCGTCGCCGCCCGGGAGCAGGGCGCCGACCACGGCGACCTGCTGTCGATGCTGCTCATGGCCCGCGACGAGGACACCGGCGAGGGCATGACCGACCGGCAGGTGCACGACGAGGTCATCACGATCCTCACCACCGGCGCCGAGACCACCGCCGTCGCGCTGGCCTGGTTCTTCCACGAGCTCGGGCAGCACCCGGAGGTCGAGCGGCGGTTCCACGCGGAGGTCGACGAGGTCCTCGGCGGGCGGCCCGCGCGGTTCGAGGACCTGCCGGACCTGGTGTACACGCACCAGATCGTCAACGAGATCGTCCGCCGCACCCCGCCGCTGATCCTCATGCGCCGCGCCCGCGAGGACGTCGAACTCGGCGGCGTCACCATCCGGGCGGGCAGCGAGGTCGCGGTCAGCCAGCACACCCTGCACCGGGATCCGCGCTGGTTCCCCGACCCGGAGCGCTTCGACCCGGACCGCTGGACGCCCGGGCACACCGCGGAACTGCCGAAGGGCGCGTACATCCCGTTCGGCGCCGGCGCGCGGCTGTGCCCGGGACACGTGTTCGCGCCGACGGAGATCGGCATCGTCGCCGCCACGATCGGGGCGCGGTGGCGACTGGTTCCGGTGCCGGGCAAGAAGGTCCACGCGCAGCTCAAGGCCACCATGCAGCCGAACCGGCTGCCGATGACCGTGGTGCCGCGCGGGACCTGACGGTACCCGTTCGGCTACCGGGTGTAGTGTTCCGGAGTTCCTTCACCTGTCCGAGTCCAGAGGGAGTGCGGCGTGAAGCTGCCCGTCAAGGTGACGTCGGCCCTGTTCGCCTGCGGTGTCCTGCTCGCTTCGACGACCGCCGCGATGCCCGCCGAGGCCGCCGCGATCTCCTGCACC
This genomic window from Amycolatopsis mongoliensis contains:
- a CDS encoding carbohydrate ABC transporter permease, whose amino-acid sequence is MTLVVPAVSAPRRAGRKPRRDNRFAAWLFLLPALAYIGVFFGYPLAANLVMSTQNYTVKSFYTGEAPFVGFANYAAVFDNPLFGTAALDTALFTAGSLVFQFGLGLALAVFFTGRFFGSSVLRSLLLLPWLLPLVVSGAVWRWMFDQDHGVLNAALRFVGLDAVPWLSSTNWALPAVILTNIWIGIPFNLVILHGGLRAIPASLYEAASLDGAGAWQRFRHITWPLLRPVTGIVLMLGLVYTIKVFDVIMVVTGGGPANATQTLTTWSYRLSFQDFAFGQGAAVGNVLILVATVFGLLYLRSAKATLAEAAA
- a CDS encoding sugar ABC transporter substrate-binding protein, with amino-acid sequence MSVARRALVLAASAALLAACSPSPAPPASNGAGAPAATSITELDYYADEQGSAAWQKILDTCATQTGIKIQRQTVPTAQMLPKVLQGASSKTLPDLLFTDNPTLQQVAATGALTPLDGYGITTDGYYPSIVKAGTYQGKVYGVAPGVNGLALIYNKDLLTAAGVEPPKTWDELKAAAAKLTKDGKYGLAFSAIPSEEGTWQFLPFFWSNGAELSQLDSAQSVKALQFVTDLVNSGSASKSVVTWNQNDVADQFVGGNAAMMVNGSWNLARLDEQKSLHYGVVPIPVPQTGAKPVVALGGEVGTVPVTSGPTQQAAGKVLSCILSEPTMLEWSKAHAYIPSKTATAAKFGTEQPAMQAFVDEVGSARSRTAELGEKYPKVSQALADALQAALTGKQPADQALKAAQQASGS
- a CDS encoding SAM-dependent methyltransferase — encoded protein: MTGELSWVPPEIDTTVPNPARVYDFWLDGDHNFAADRALGEQILKIMPGVRDAARLNRAFLRRAARFMVDSGVRQFLDIGSGIPTVGNLHEIVQQADPSCRVVYVDREPVAVAHSELLLQDNENCLVLQADLRDVNDIFDGAGKLLDLDEPIGVFMLLLLHFVPDSWDPAGVLARYRDRLAPGSFLAATHVAADSESERLDEAVEVYKSNQDQQNQPVPRTHDQVLAFFDGFEMVEPGVVGCAMWKPEGAGDMSDDPSINALPYAGVGRKP
- a CDS encoding LacI family DNA-binding transcriptional regulator, producing the protein MVTINDVATAAGVAPSTVSYVISGKRSISPKTRRLVEESIRKLGYHPHAGARALASSKTNVLALVVPLRTDLNVAVVMEFVASAVTAARAHDHDLLLLTKDEGPAALQRVASSAIADALMVMDVEAADPRVPMLIALDLPVVLIGVPDHPAGLSCVDLDFTAAGSACVAHLADLGHRSIALIGPSPAVYRRGTSYATRFLRGFDDAAKSRDVRASSRACAHSYEAVSACLDDLLTADPDLTGLVVHNEAVLPGLLSDLRHRGLRVPEDISVVAVCPDSMAEHHPVALTTVAIPAEEVGAQAVEMTMRRLAGHTTPEVRLLGPRLTRRDSTAAPRA
- a CDS encoding cytochrome P450 yields the protein MTDVRPVPGRWPVLGHTVPLLRDPLKLFTSLPSHGDVVELRLGPLPVHVVTTPELSWQVLATDADKFDKGLVFDKMRPLFGDGLATSNGELNRRQRRLVMPAFGRTRIAGYAETTMTKLAGELASSWQPGEIVQLDRRMQDLVLTIAGQTLFSTALGDEALAEIQRSIPIMLKYVLIRAFSPKFVEKLPIPPNRKFDAAAARLRDVIGETVVAAREQGADHGDLLSMLLMARDEDTGEGMTDRQVHDEVITILTTGAETTAVALAWFFHELGQHPEVERRFHAEVDEVLGGRPARFEDLPDLVYTHQIVNEIVRRTPPLILMRRAREDVELGGVTIRAGSEVAVSQHTLHRDPRWFPDPERFDPDRWTPGHTAELPKGAYIPFGAGARLCPGHVFAPTEIGIVAATIGARWRLVPVPGKKVHAQLKATMQPNRLPMTVVPRGT
- a CDS encoding glycoside hydrolase family 3 protein, whose product is MFRAALSKRFDDSGRPSVRQFPLRRALVPVVAATLLLAPAPALAAPPMPFRDPALPLATRIDDLLSRLTADEKISLLHQYEPAIPRLGIGVFKTGTEALHGVAWSTDYDHNGAVVKADGTVFPQAIGLASTWDPALVRQVGTAVGQEARGFNVRNPTLWGLNLWAPVVNLLRDPRWGRNEEGYSEDPYLTGQLATAYGRGIQGDDPRYLQAAPTLKHYLAYNNEVSRDTSNSSVPPKILHDYDEQAFKIPLQAGAANGVMPSYNLVNGRPNTVSPDLGGLLRRWAPQDIAVVSDAGAPSNLVNSEKYYATKAEADAAAIKAGLDSFTDNDTNGSITVEAVKEALTRGLLTMADVEKADRHLLSLRFRFGEFDPPGRNPYAKITPAVIDSPEHRALARKVADEQAVLLRNDGNALPLDAAKNKKVAVVGPLSDTLYEDWYSGSMPYRVTPVQGITERLGTSGTVASSEGVDRIALKDLATGRYLTAPATPGKVTAGGTVAGAAESFDVFDWGAGKNTLRAAANGKYLGYSGGALVNDADQPSGWFVQQQLKLDPQPDGSYVLEYAGNEVTEPWFGPNRFAVVGADGVLTISAPDAAHATKFGREVVTSGVSSAVAAARGADTAVVVVGSMPFINGREANDRTSTELAPAQRALIEAVRKANPHTVVVVENSYPTTGWDTLSVPGIVWTSHAGQETGHAVADVLFGDHDPSGRLTQTWYASDAGLPSILDYDIAKTGMTYQYYRGKPLYPFGYGLSYTSFRYGAVRASLSGSAVQVSVDVTNTGDRSGTDVVQLYSKESGVQRLRDFSRVTLAPHQTRAVRFSVPVADLASWNASLGRSVVEQGVHDFSVGRNAADLSAARPVFVPGERIPPRDLSRPTPAQNFDDYSGTTLTDTSKTSGTSVAASSGNWLAYRDAALSGPALFTASVSAAGPAHVTVHLDSPTGRILGTASVPATGDRYAYTTVTAALAKATGRHDVYLTFDGPVNLATFSLR